In one Flexibacter flexilis DSM 6793 genomic region, the following are encoded:
- a CDS encoding FG-GAP-like repeat-containing protein encodes MTKNNDIIYLNTQGRDVMQSGATYMIEANKNVSVQYGALWGNERDGGGYVPSSNGSASGELFYFAVPYQAAGEQEIRVSSWDSNNQVQLSRYSGGQWIAMSSWTLNQYQPADWVGKQNGNATYATLFRVTCTAGKRVSVMEANWMETGATNTSDMSTMLSAENGTCSGKKYLAYMLPPSTEGNVYDPFTNQLFTGSISHFYLFAGGQSTTVTIKDAKTNGAVLNKTYNIAADRYADAKFTITEWKSIYNGTGTAAGGSERPYVLIESSQNISVLSTNFNDNWMNYFGSSLPQSFKLGAASSSPDAIPGQQVTFTTSLTQDNVTITGTSMEVNVGSGLLPISSVLYNNGQQVQTGTITTTSDGSLITFQDISTITATDNYQMQTTVLVKSTYDNGTVIPNGVILSTETVVSGTVNGEFQQAFVSKGIQNNTANTANLLFSACHQTTVGSTVNDAWNAAWVDYNNDGWEDLCVATKSETQANELYRNNGNGTFTKITNINFVNEKALTTASVWADINNDGRMDVLLVNSSKTRSKLFLNNGNSNFTELKNSGIDTNPEYFHGAAFADFDNDGFVDLVMTNFFQTRFHQLYRNNGNNTFSRVENTPVTQETERSLAPILADYNNDGLVDIFIPNGNNRPNSLFKNVGNFQFQKVNDATLAADAKNSVGAAWGDLNNDGFLDLVVVNASKQTNDLYLNVQGQSFMKVQNSLFAEYNGDNHGVVCADLDNDGWTDIFMTNDNGLSMLYLNDHNGGFTLKPEELIAGSLGKAYGVAYGDYNKDGALDLVVTTHTTGTTGFYCHNPSTNNWIGFKLQGVYSNKAAIGAQVAIKANGVWQYRQLLPVSGFGSQNTTLIHFGLAATSQVDSVRVLWPSGIKQYVTGYSSGTYNAVQEQGGTVVMGKAFNDLNGNGVQNAGENTVGNLGLNIDPTGISLRTDEAGTFQLYTRESSLQFSLNNTSYWSLNQNFATINNTNPNDTLWANVPVQAVTNGYDLAVSFATTAWRRGFENQTVLVVQNLGTTAAGSAQVKLTYPNNVYLKTADANYSVSGKEYTWQIGTLEAGASRTFLITDSVGLGLATGNSVTLTANTSASGLDVNAANNTAQEDITIVGAIDPNDISVSPKGKGSLGYVNPDQVLTYTIRFENSGTYKATYVVLESQLPAGLDFNTFQVVGASHHYTYSLDRDGNLNVSFSHIDLPTVYDNPTAAHGYFKYQIKPKNNLAGDTRLLNQANITFDFEAPIATNIVQNTIRFKGSNAVKSLILYPNPATDEVTLVLDKAHESVTEPQVILQWQVMDLLGRVKMEAYGLSQPEAQVRVANLEKGVYLLKAWDQYGVLYIGQLTKQ; translated from the coding sequence TTGACCAAAAACAATGATATTATTTACCTCAACACGCAAGGCCGCGACGTAATGCAGTCGGGCGCAACGTACATGATAGAGGCCAACAAAAACGTAAGTGTGCAATACGGTGCTTTGTGGGGAAATGAACGTGACGGCGGCGGTTATGTCCCTTCCTCGAATGGCAGTGCGTCGGGCGAGTTGTTTTATTTTGCTGTGCCATATCAGGCAGCTGGCGAACAAGAAATTAGAGTTTCTTCGTGGGACAGCAATAACCAAGTACAACTTTCGCGCTATAGCGGCGGCCAATGGATAGCCATGAGTTCTTGGACACTCAACCAATACCAACCCGCCGACTGGGTAGGCAAACAAAACGGAAATGCAACGTACGCCACACTTTTCCGCGTTACGTGTACGGCTGGCAAACGCGTTTCGGTGATGGAAGCCAACTGGATGGAAACTGGCGCAACCAATACTTCGGACATGTCCACGATGCTTTCAGCAGAAAATGGCACTTGTTCTGGTAAAAAATATTTGGCGTATATGCTGCCACCCAGCACAGAAGGCAACGTTTATGATCCTTTTACCAATCAATTGTTTACGGGAAGTATTTCGCACTTTTACTTGTTTGCGGGCGGCCAAAGCACTACCGTAACCATCAAAGATGCCAAAACCAATGGCGCGGTTTTGAATAAAACTTATAACATTGCCGCCGACCGCTACGCAGATGCCAAGTTTACCATTACAGAATGGAAAAGCATTTACAACGGAACAGGTACAGCCGCTGGCGGTTCGGAACGGCCTTATGTGCTTATCGAATCGTCGCAAAATATTTCGGTGCTAAGTACCAACTTTAACGACAACTGGATGAACTATTTTGGTTCGTCTTTGCCGCAAAGTTTCAAGTTGGGGGCGGCTTCTTCCAGCCCAGATGCGATTCCCGGCCAACAGGTTACTTTTACCACCTCACTGACCCAAGACAACGTAACGATTACGGGTACGAGCATGGAAGTAAATGTCGGTTCGGGGCTTTTGCCGATTAGTAGCGTGTTGTACAACAACGGCCAGCAAGTCCAAACAGGAACGATTACGACCACTTCCGACGGCAGCCTGATTACATTCCAAGACATCAGTACCATTACGGCCACCGACAACTACCAAATGCAAACTACCGTGTTGGTCAAATCTACTTACGATAACGGCACGGTCATTCCTAACGGCGTGATTTTGAGTACTGAAACCGTCGTGAGTGGCACGGTAAACGGCGAATTTCAGCAGGCTTTCGTGTCCAAAGGGATTCAGAACAACACGGCCAATACTGCTAATTTGTTGTTCTCGGCTTGCCACCAAACCACGGTGGGCAGCACCGTAAACGACGCTTGGAATGCCGCTTGGGTGGACTATAACAATGACGGTTGGGAAGATTTGTGTGTGGCTACCAAATCCGAAACGCAAGCCAATGAGCTGTATCGGAACAACGGAAACGGCACTTTTACCAAAATCACGAATATTAATTTTGTAAACGAAAAGGCACTCACTACCGCCAGCGTTTGGGCAGACATTAACAATGATGGCCGCATGGACGTGCTGTTGGTTAATTCGTCCAAAACCCGTTCTAAATTGTTCTTGAACAACGGCAACAGCAACTTTACGGAACTGAAAAATTCGGGCATAGACACCAATCCAGAATATTTTCATGGGGCGGCTTTCGCCGACTTCGACAACGACGGTTTCGTGGATTTGGTAATGACAAATTTCTTCCAAACCCGATTCCATCAGCTTTACCGCAACAATGGCAACAATACGTTTAGCCGCGTAGAAAATACGCCTGTAACGCAAGAAACCGAACGTTCTTTAGCTCCGATTCTGGCCGATTACAACAACGATGGACTTGTAGATATTTTCATTCCCAACGGCAATAACAGACCTAATTCTTTGTTCAAAAACGTAGGAAATTTTCAGTTCCAAAAAGTAAACGATGCGACTTTGGCGGCAGATGCCAAAAACAGCGTTGGCGCGGCTTGGGGCGATTTGAACAACGACGGTTTCTTGGATTTGGTGGTGGTGAATGCTTCCAAACAAACCAACGATTTGTATTTGAACGTACAAGGACAATCGTTTATGAAAGTTCAAAACTCGCTTTTTGCAGAATATAACGGTGATAATCATGGGGTTGTGTGTGCCGACCTCGACAATGACGGTTGGACGGATATTTTCATGACCAACGACAACGGCCTTTCGATGCTTTATCTCAATGACCACAACGGAGGCTTTACCCTCAAACCTGAAGAGTTGATTGCGGGTAGCTTGGGCAAAGCCTACGGCGTGGCTTACGGCGACTATAACAAAGATGGCGCATTGGATTTGGTGGTAACCACGCACACGACTGGCACGACTGGTTTTTATTGCCATAATCCTTCTACCAACAACTGGATAGGCTTTAAACTGCAAGGCGTTTATAGCAACAAAGCGGCTATCGGGGCGCAAGTGGCCATCAAAGCCAACGGCGTTTGGCAGTATCGCCAGCTTTTGCCCGTGTCGGGTTTTGGTAGCCAAAATACTACGCTTATTCATTTTGGTTTGGCGGCTACTTCGCAAGTAGATTCGGTGCGGGTGTTGTGGCCTTCGGGAATAAAACAATACGTAACAGGTTACAGTTCGGGTACTTACAATGCCGTGCAAGAGCAAGGCGGAACGGTGGTAATGGGCAAAGCCTTTAACGACCTCAACGGCAATGGCGTACAAAATGCGGGGGAAAATACGGTGGGCAATTTGGGACTAAACATTGACCCAACGGGCATTTCGTTGCGCACCGACGAGGCAGGCACTTTCCAACTCTACACCCGCGAAAGCAGCTTACAATTTAGTTTGAATAATACGTCTTATTGGTCTTTGAATCAAAATTTTGCAACCATCAACAACACCAATCCGAATGATACGCTATGGGCAAACGTGCCGGTGCAAGCCGTTACGAATGGTTATGATTTGGCTGTAAGTTTTGCTACGACGGCTTGGCGCAGAGGTTTTGAAAATCAAACCGTTTTGGTGGTGCAGAATTTGGGTACTACGGCGGCGGGCAGCGCACAAGTAAAACTCACGTATCCGAACAATGTGTATTTGAAAACAGCCGATGCCAATTACAGCGTTTCGGGCAAAGAATATACTTGGCAAATCGGGACGTTGGAGGCAGGAGCAAGCCGTACGTTTTTGATTACGGACAGCGTAGGTTTGGGCTTGGCTACGGGCAATAGCGTAACACTTACGGCCAACACGTCGGCTTCGGGGCTGGACGTAAACGCCGCCAACAACACGGCGCAGGAGGACATTACGATTGTGGGCGCGATTGACCCCAACGACATTTCGGTTTCGCCAAAAGGCAAAGGCAGTTTGGGTTATGTGAATCCTGACCAAGTGCTTACTTACACGATTCGTTTCGAAAACTCAGGTACTTACAAAGCAACGTATGTAGTGTTAGAAAGTCAATTGCCTGCGGGACTGGATTTTAATACGTTCCAAGTAGTTGGCGCAAGTCATCATTACACTTACTCGTTAGACCGCGACGGCAACCTGAACGTATCGTTTAGCCACATAGATTTGCCTACGGTTTACGATAACCCGACGGCGGCGCACGGTTATTTCAAATATCAAATCAAACCAAAAAATAACTTGGCAGGCGATACGCGACTGTTGAACCAAGCGAATATTACCTTCGATTTTGAAGCTCCAATCGCGACGAATATTGTCCAAAATACGATTCGCTTCAAAGGTAGCAACGCGGTCAAATCATTGATTTTGTACCCGAATCCCGCCACCGACGAAGTTACTTTGGTACTCGACAAGGCGCATGAGTCCGTAACCGAACCGCAAGTAATTTTGCAATGGCAAGTAATGGATTTGTTGGGGAGGGTGAAAATGGAAGCCTATGGCCTAAGCCAGCCCGAAGCACAAGTACGTGTCGCGAATTTGGAAAAAGGCGTGTATTTGCTCAAGGCTTGGGACCAATACGGCGTGCTTTATATTGGCCAACTCACCAAGCAGTAA
- a CDS encoding PAS domain S-box protein, whose amino-acid sequence MERNKIDIQVLFELTLQQMQGSNIEQIIQNALPLYLKKLNCIMAGVCHEGQLRFVLPRVVQSNETERNRLMQLQPEIMADTQPFFSKLIDGRYYFVYKLYTFGHLILVRNTPFSDSIEKELGKVIDQLGRLLTQANEEKQLKLLQNLVNNSSDAFQISKEDGQLYYINNVAEKRLGIPRDKITEHNVKDFEKLFEDPQQWYLHVQDLKENGKQILEGQNINQETGEYFPVEVTVNTVEVEGQTFVIANSRDISERKEQEKQLLETKQQLESILNHLDDIIWSVSIPDNQLIFVTPSVEKLFGFSVEHWKGNSDLWTDIIYADDKRIIRDIYYDLAHNGTYDVRYRIVTGAGQIKWVRNRGKFVYNDAGVAIRLDGVIMDKTKLYTAESSLQQELHLQETLTDIASTYINLDVSEIENTINQSLRKMGQFVDADRAYIFDYDFEKNTTSNTYEWCNEGIESEINNLQNVPMEYFPQWVEQHRKGLPFYIPDVSKLIHTGAHGLKAILQAQGIKSLMAIPMIDKEELIGFVGFDSVRMYHNYSEKETRLLTLFAQMLINVRSRQRWQKQLILQEEKFRNIIANMDLGLLEIDNNGGIVFFNQSFSSMFGYSLDKLQGFKLVDVLSDSDKEIIMQRIEQRQAGLTESYEYKTRSKDGSDLWLFISGAPNYNDKGQVTGSISIFLDITEQKVLEEQLAQAKSFAEAAAKAKELFLANMSHEIRTPLNVIIGMIRQLSKEQLSLQQSFYVKHSETAAKHLLTILNNILDIAKIESGELQIISKEFSLSVLAYNVHSIMHSQVKEKNLKFKLNVSPDLKPALLGDETRIRQVLINLIGNAIKFTDFGAISINVKVWQTTATHQRVSVEVEDSGIGMSQAFLGKIFDKFSQEQNNANRRYEGTGLGLAISNDLVRLMGGQLTVQSQKGQGSVFGFELDLPIGNEKNLLTASTHIQTGAFKGKKVLMAEDNEMNRFIARQSLEYLGFEIMEAENGQMAVDIVRAQRFDLILMDIQMPIMDGEKATEIIRKELKIDTPIIALTANAFRHDIDKYLDKGMNDFIIKPYDEDYFIGKIQHVLGGEAVSIKEAEQLARAEMKMLEAEKPTNGLLYDLTYLEKMSRGNKAFVDKMVSVFVEQTKQTMTDLVEALEAGQIDRINKVSHKAKASIDQMGIKSLYNTIRVLEKFDPESKDKESLRLLIGQTNQLLQQTIDQLTQQSL is encoded by the coding sequence ATGGAACGTAACAAAATAGACATACAAGTGTTGTTCGAACTGACTTTGCAGCAAATGCAAGGGTCTAATATTGAGCAAATTATACAAAACGCACTGCCGCTCTACCTCAAAAAACTCAATTGTATTATGGCGGGCGTGTGTCATGAAGGGCAACTGCGTTTTGTGTTGCCAAGAGTGGTGCAGAGCAACGAAACGGAACGCAATCGGCTCATGCAACTGCAACCCGAAATCATGGCCGATACGCAGCCGTTTTTTAGTAAGTTAATTGATGGTCGCTATTATTTTGTATATAAACTCTATACGTTTGGCCATTTGATTTTGGTCAGAAATACGCCTTTTTCGGATTCTATCGAAAAAGAACTCGGCAAAGTAATAGACCAATTGGGTAGATTATTAACGCAAGCCAATGAGGAAAAGCAACTGAAATTGTTACAAAACCTCGTGAATAACAGTTCCGATGCGTTCCAGATAAGCAAAGAAGACGGGCAATTGTATTACATCAATAATGTAGCCGAAAAAAGACTCGGTATTCCAAGAGATAAAATCACGGAACATAATGTAAAGGATTTTGAAAAGCTGTTCGAAGATCCGCAGCAATGGTATTTGCACGTGCAGGATTTGAAAGAAAATGGAAAGCAAATACTTGAAGGACAGAATATTAATCAAGAAACAGGGGAATATTTCCCTGTGGAAGTAACCGTAAATACGGTAGAAGTAGAAGGCCAAACCTTCGTCATTGCCAATTCCAGGGATATTTCCGAACGCAAAGAACAGGAAAAACAATTGCTGGAAACTAAACAACAGTTAGAAAGTATTCTCAATCATTTAGATGATATTATTTGGTCGGTGAGTATCCCCGACAACCAACTTATTTTCGTAACGCCATCGGTTGAAAAACTCTTTGGCTTTAGCGTGGAGCATTGGAAAGGAAATAGTGATTTGTGGACGGATATTATTTACGCAGACGACAAACGCATTATCCGAGATATTTACTATGATTTGGCGCATAATGGTACTTACGATGTGCGCTATCGGATCGTAACGGGGGCTGGGCAAATAAAATGGGTACGCAATCGGGGCAAATTTGTATATAATGATGCGGGTGTAGCCATTCGGCTCGATGGCGTGATTATGGACAAAACCAAACTTTATACCGCCGAAAGCAGCTTGCAACAAGAGTTGCACTTGCAAGAAACGCTTACGGACATCGCTTCCACGTACATCAATCTTGATGTAAGTGAAATAGAAAATACGATCAATCAGTCGCTTAGAAAAATGGGGCAGTTCGTGGACGCAGACAGGGCCTACATTTTTGATTATGATTTTGAGAAAAACACTACTTCCAACACGTATGAGTGGTGCAATGAGGGCATTGAGTCAGAAATCAATAATTTGCAAAACGTTCCGATGGAATATTTCCCGCAATGGGTAGAGCAGCACCGCAAAGGCCTGCCGTTTTATATTCCAGATGTAAGCAAATTGATACACACGGGTGCGCATGGCCTGAAAGCGATTTTGCAGGCGCAAGGCATCAAGAGCCTTATGGCCATTCCGATGATAGACAAAGAAGAACTCATTGGTTTTGTGGGCTTTGACTCGGTGCGTATGTACCATAATTATTCCGAAAAAGAAACCCGATTATTGACGCTTTTTGCCCAAATGCTTATCAATGTGCGTAGCCGTCAACGTTGGCAAAAGCAATTGATTTTGCAAGAAGAAAAATTCCGTAACATTATCGCCAACATGGATTTGGGCTTGTTGGAAATAGATAATAATGGAGGAATCGTATTTTTCAATCAAAGTTTTAGCTCCATGTTTGGCTATTCGCTCGACAAGCTGCAAGGCTTCAAACTGGTAGATGTGCTTTCCGATTCGGACAAAGAAATAATCATGCAACGCATAGAGCAGCGGCAAGCGGGCTTAACGGAAAGTTATGAATACAAAACCCGCAGCAAAGATGGCAGTGATTTGTGGCTGTTTATCAGTGGCGCACCCAACTACAACGACAAAGGTCAAGTAACAGGCAGCATCAGCATTTTCTTGGATATTACCGAACAAAAAGTATTAGAAGAGCAATTGGCGCAGGCCAAAAGTTTTGCGGAAGCCGCCGCCAAAGCCAAAGAATTGTTTTTGGCCAACATGAGCCACGAAATCCGCACGCCGCTCAATGTGATTATTGGCATGATTCGCCAACTCTCCAAAGAGCAACTGAGTTTGCAACAATCTTTTTACGTGAAGCATTCCGAGACGGCAGCCAAACATTTGCTCACGATTCTGAACAATATTTTGGATATAGCCAAAATTGAGTCGGGGGAATTGCAAATTATTTCTAAAGAGTTTAGCCTGAGTGTGTTGGCTTATAATGTGCATAGCATTATGCACTCGCAAGTAAAAGAAAAAAATCTCAAATTTAAGCTCAATGTAAGCCCTGATCTCAAACCCGCCTTGCTCGGCGACGAGACGCGTATCCGTCAGGTACTCATCAACTTGATAGGCAACGCCATCAAATTTACGGATTTTGGGGCTATCTCCATCAACGTAAAAGTCTGGCAGACTACCGCCACACACCAGCGCGTAAGTGTGGAAGTAGAGGATTCGGGTATAGGTATGTCGCAGGCGTTTTTGGGTAAAATATTTGATAAATTCTCGCAAGAACAAAACAATGCGAATCGCCGATATGAAGGTACGGGCTTAGGCTTGGCCATTTCCAATGATTTGGTGCGGCTCATGGGCGGCCAACTCACCGTGCAAAGCCAAAAGGGGCAAGGCTCAGTGTTTGGTTTTGAACTGGATTTGCCGATAGGCAACGAAAAAAATCTACTCACTGCCAGCACGCACATCCAAACGGGAGCGTTTAAGGGCAAAAAAGTATTGATGGCCGAAGACAACGAAATGAACCGATTTATTGCGCGGCAAAGCCTTGAATATTTGGGTTTTGAGATAATGGAAGCCGAAAATGGCCAAATGGCGGTGGATATTGTACGCGCCCAACGCTTCGATCTGATTCTGATGGATATACAAATGCCCATCATGGACGGCGAAAAAGCCACCGAAATTATCCGCAAAGAACTCAAAATTGATACGCCGATTATCGCCCTTACTGCCAATGCTTTCCGACACGATATTGACAAATATCTGGACAAAGGCATGAACGATTTTATCATCAAACCCTACGATGAAGATTATTTCATAGGTAAAATACAACACGTTTTGGGGGGTGAGGCTGTGTCCATCAAAGAAGCTGAGCAACTGGCAAGAGCCGAAATGAAAATGCTAGAGGCCGAAAAGCCTACCAACGGTTTACTTTACGACCTGACGTATTTGGAAAAAATGAGTAGGGGCAACAAGGCTTTTGTAGATAAAATGGTAAGCGTGTTTGTGGAGCAAACCAAACAAACCATGACGGACCTTGTGGAGGCTTTGGAGGCTGGCCAAATAGACCGTATCAATAAAGTATCGCACAAGGCTAAAGCTAGCATAGACCAAATGGGCATCAAATCGCTGTACAATACAATTCGGGTGTTGGAGAAATTTGACCCAGAATCCAAAGACAAGGAGTCTTTGCGGCTGCTCATCGGCCAAACCAATCAACTTTTGCAACAAACCATTGACCAACTCACTCAACAATCACTTTAA
- a CDS encoding response regulator, whose product MRTVENKIFLVDDDVFHLELMEHILHNFGYTDVHKYENGVSCLDNIHHNPQIVFLDHNMDIYSGYEVLRKIKRQNPNIFVVMVSAQEEIKTAVDALKHGAFDYVQKSGNMIENVADVLKRIELVKEKLRERKPTFLKAVFGFL is encoded by the coding sequence ATGAGAACGGTCGAAAACAAAATATTTCTGGTAGATGATGATGTTTTTCATCTTGAATTAATGGAGCATATTCTCCACAATTTTGGTTACACAGACGTACACAAATACGAAAATGGGGTGTCGTGTTTGGATAATATTCATCATAATCCGCAAATCGTTTTTCTGGATCATAACATGGATATTTATTCGGGTTATGAGGTGTTACGGAAAATCAAACGCCAGAATCCCAATATTTTTGTGGTGATGGTGTCGGCGCAAGAAGAAATCAAGACCGCCGTAGATGCTCTCAAGCATGGGGCTTTTGATTATGTACAAAAATCTGGAAATATGATAGAAAATGTTGCAGATGTTCTAAAAAGAATTGAACTTGTAAAAGAAAAGTTAAGAGAACGAAAACCGACTTTTCTTAAAGCAGTGTTCGGTTTCTTATAA